CCGCAGCGTGGTGCGCAAGCAGGTCGGCGTCGGCTTCCCCGGCGAGCCCGCCACGGTCGAGACGCTGCTGGGCGAAATGGGGGCGACCGAGGACCCGGAGTCGATTGCCGCCGTCGTCGAGGAGGTCCGCAAGACTCAACTGCGGTTCGGTCTCATCCCCCAGGGGGACGGGATATACCGCATCAGCGTGCCCGCCGCGGAAGTGGCCGAGGACCGTGCGACCGCGCCGACCCTCGACGATTTCAAGCAGCAGCTGCTGGCGATCGCCGGCACCGACTTCGGCGTGCACTCGCCGCGCTGGCTGTCCCGGTTCGGCGATGCCACCCGGCAGGCGGAGCGCTACCGGGTCGGCCGGGTGTTCCTTGTCGGCGACGCGGCACACATCCACCCGCCGACCGGCGGGCAGGGGCTCAACCTCGGCGTCCAGGACGCCTTCAACCTCGGCTGGAAACTAGCCGCAGCGGTCAACGGCTGGGCGCCGGAAGGGCTGTTGGACACCTACCACGCCGAGCGGCACCCGGTGGGTGCCCGTGTGCTGGACAACACCCGTGCGCAGATCACCCTGCTGGGCACCGATCCGGGCGCGGCCGCGCTGCGGGAGCTGCTCTCGAAGCTGATGGACTTCGAGGAGGTGAACCGGTACGTGACCGGGATCATCACCGCGGTCGGGGTCAGCTACGACTTCGGCGAGGGCCACGAACTGCTCGGCCGTCGAATGCGGGACGTGGAGTTGAAGCGGGGCCGCCTGTACGAGCTGATGCACGACGGCCGCGGGCTGCTCCTCGACCGGACAGGCAGCCTCTCGGTGGAGGGCTGGGCGGACCGGGTCGACCACGTCGTCGACGTCAGCGAGCAACTGGACGTGCCCGCGGTACTGCTGCGGCCGGACGGTCACGTGGCGTGGGTCGGCGAGGATCAGCCGGATCTGCTCAGCCACTTGTCCAAGTGGTTCGGTACTGCTGCCAGTTGAGCGCGCAGGCTCGGACGGGAGCGCGGCAATCGTGAAGTGAGACAGCAGGTCGCGGCAGCACCTCAGCAGCACCGGCCCCGTCGGTTGAGCGACGGGGCGGCGCGGGGGACGGCCGCGATGGGTTGTCCCCCGCGACCTGCACAGGAGAGAGATGAACGACGGAATCGGCTGGATCGCCCGCGAAGAGATCGCCTGGACCGGCTACTGCATCACGCTGGCACGCGGCCTGGAGCCCGAGGAACTGGTCAGGCGTCTCGCGGGGAACACGGCCCCTGCCCCTCTGGGCGACTGCACCGGCTACGACCTGGACGCCCAACTGACCCAAGCCGCTCCACGGCTCATGGCCACCGCCGCGGCCCATCGCTCGACCAGGGCCCGAATCTGCCGCTCGTCGTCCGTCATGGCCGGCTCACCATCCCTTCGACGCGCGGCTCGCTCGCCTCAGTCGCCGCGTCTCCACGCCCCGTACGTCTCGCCCCCCACGCTCATACGCTAGCTCCGTTCGTGTGCGCCCGGGCCCTGGCCTCCGTGGCCAACCCGGCCGTCACCACCAGTAGACCGGCGGTCACACCGAAGGCGGCGGTGAGGCCGTTCAGCCACGCGTAGCCACTGCTGCTGGGGTACGTGGTTCCGTCGTCCAGCACGCAGTCGAAGCGCAGCGGCACATAGGAAGTCCGGTGCCCGACCAGGTGCTGGAGGGTGCTGTCGTCGACGGCGTCGCGGCACGAGGGCGCCGGAGACGAGGAGGCGCCGCTCTCCGACTCGTGTTCGGACAGCTGCACCGCGCCGAGCCCCAGCACGTACAGGCCGGCTGCCGCTGCCGCCGCCATCGCGGCACACCATCGCAGCAGATCCAGCGACCAGTCCGCGCGGCGGCCGGGAAGGGCGACGGAGACGAACTTGACGACCACAGCGACGACCCAGACGGGGATCGCGACCAGAGCGGGCAGTGCCAGAAAGACGAACACGAGCCAGGCACCCTTCACAGGCGTTCGGCGCGGACGAGTTCATGGAGCGCAGCTCGCCGCCTTGCCCGGAGTAGACCTTCGAAGGCATCAACAGGTTGTGGTCATCGCCTGTTCGTCACGGGTGTGCGTTCACCGAGTGGTACTCCCGGTACCAGGTAGATCCGCGCCGGGCGGTGCACAGTGGAGTCATGGCGACCACGGAGTTCGGGCACACGGTGCGGCGCTGGCGTGACCGCGTCCCGCCGGAGGCGGCCGGGCTGCCCGTCGGCGGTGGCCGGCGCGCGCCCGGGCTGCGCCGCGAGGAACTCGCCCTGCTGGCCGGTATCTCCGTCGATTACGTCACCCGCCTCGAACAGGGCCGCGCGACCAACCCCTCCGAGCAGGTCGTCGAGGCGCTGGGCCGGGCGCTGCGTGTGTCCGCGACCGAGCGTGAGCACCTGTTCCACCTGGCCGGTCTCGTACCGCCGGGGCAGGGCACGGTGCCCGCCTTCATCACGCCGAGTGTCCAGCGGATGCTGGACCGGCTGACCGGGACGCCCGTCGCGGTCTCCGACGCCACCTGGACGCTGCTGCTGGCCAACCCCCTGTACACGGCGTTGATGGGTGAGCGGCACGGCGACGAGCGCAACGCGGTGTGGCGCAACTTCCTCGGCGCGGCCGGCCGCGTCCGCCACACGCCGGAGTCCCTGCGCGCTCTCGAGACGGCGCAGGTCTCCGACTTGCGTGCCGCGGCGAGCCGCTATCCGCAGGACCAGCGGCTGCGGCGCCTGATCGCGGAACTGCGCGCAAACAGTGACCGGTTCGCCGAGCTGTGGGATTCCGGCGCTGTCGGGCAGGCCGCGGCGTCGCGCAAGACCATCGATCATCCCGAAGTGGGCGCCCTGACGCTGGACTGCGACATCCTCAGCGTCGCGGGCACCGGCCTGCGCATCATCATCTACACCGCCGAGCCCGGCACCAAGGACGCCGAGCGCCTCGCGCTCCTCGGCGTCATCGGCACCCAGACACTCGCCGGACACCAGTTGGGCGCTCAGTGGCCGTAGGGCGGCTCGAAGCAGCCGGTCTCCATGTACGGGCCATTGACACTGACCTCGTAGTTCGTCTCCTGCACGAACGCCGTGACGCATGCGTCGGCATGCACGCGAAGGCCGACCTGTGCGCCTTCGGGCGTGACGTACTGGTCGGTCTCGTAGCGCGCGTCCATCCCTCGCACGCTCAGCGTCCCGCCGGCCCGCTCGCCCACGTCGCCGCTCCCCTCCTGCGCGTAACCGAGCTCGAGGAGTGCCGCGCGGACGCTCTCGGGGTCCCACTCCTTCTGCCCCCAGAGGCGTTTGAGCACGGGCTCGATGCGGGCGGCTTCCCGCCGCGCGTCCTTTTCACTG
The DNA window shown above is from Streptomyces sp. NBC_01445 and carries:
- the rox gene encoding rifampin monooxygenase, translated to MIDVIVVGSGPTGLMLAGELRLHGVNVVVLEKLNEPTKESRGQGLHARSVEMMDQRGLLDRFLEVGEKFSVGGLFGGIIKPWPDQLDTAHPFGVKAWQPVTERLLNERALELGAEIRRGCEVAVVSQDEDGVSVELTDGTQLRSRFLVGCDGGRSVVRKQVGVGFPGEPATVETLLGEMGATEDPESIAAVVEEVRKTQLRFGLIPQGDGIYRISVPAAEVAEDRATAPTLDDFKQQLLAIAGTDFGVHSPRWLSRFGDATRQAERYRVGRVFLVGDAAHIHPPTGGQGLNLGVQDAFNLGWKLAAAVNGWAPEGLLDTYHAERHPVGARVLDNTRAQITLLGTDPGAAALRELLSKLMDFEEVNRYVTGIITAVGVSYDFGEGHELLGRRMRDVELKRGRLYELMHDGRGLLLDRTGSLSVEGWADRVDHVVDVSEQLDVPAVLLRPDGHVAWVGEDQPDLLSHLSKWFGTAAS
- a CDS encoding DUF6461 domain-containing protein is translated as MNDGIGWIAREEIAWTGYCITLARGLEPEELVRRLAGNTAPAPLGDCTGYDLDAQLTQAAPRLMATAAAHRSTRARICRSSSVMAGSPSLRRAARSPQSPRLHAPYVSPPTLIR
- a CDS encoding helix-turn-helix transcriptional regulator — translated: MATTEFGHTVRRWRDRVPPEAAGLPVGGGRRAPGLRREELALLAGISVDYVTRLEQGRATNPSEQVVEALGRALRVSATEREHLFHLAGLVPPGQGTVPAFITPSVQRMLDRLTGTPVAVSDATWTLLLANPLYTALMGERHGDERNAVWRNFLGAAGRVRHTPESLRALETAQVSDLRAAASRYPQDQRLRRLIAELRANSDRFAELWDSGAVGQAAASRKTIDHPEVGALTLDCDILSVAGTGLRIIIYTAEPGTKDAERLALLGVIGTQTLAGHQLGAQWP